From a region of the Megalops cyprinoides isolate fMegCyp1 chromosome 13, fMegCyp1.pri, whole genome shotgun sequence genome:
- the LOC118788215 gene encoding alanine--tRNA ligase, cytoplasmic-like, translating into MDSSLTAAQIREKFIDFFRRHEHQYVHSSATIPLDDPTLLFANAGMNQFKPIFLNTIDPAHPMARLRRAANTQKCIRAGGKHNDLDDVGKDVYHHTFFEMLGSWSFGDYFKHLACEMALELLTKEFGIPIERLYVTYFGGHEEAGLEPDLECKQIWLDLGMEESRILPGSMKDNFWEMGDTGPCGPCSEIHYDRIGGRDAAHLVNMDDPNVLEIWNLVFIQFNRESETELKPLPKKSIDTGMGLERLVSVLQNKMSNYDTDLFIPYFQAIQKGTGARPYSGKVGAEDSDGIDMAYRVLADHARTITIALSDGGRPDNTGRGYVLRRILRRAVRYSHEKLGAQRGFFASLVDVVVESLGEAFPELKKDPDMVKDIINEEEAQFLKTLSRGRRILDRKIQSLGDSQTIPGDTAWLLYDTYGFPLDLTALIAEERGLGVDMDSFEEEKKAAQVRSQGKGAGEEDHIMLDIYAIEELRNKGVPATDDSPKYRYTSENDGSYAFEQAVGTVLALRRERMFVDEVTTGQECGVVLDQTSFYAEQGGQTYDEGFMLREEDTAEDRMEFTVKNTQVRGGYVLHVGTVYGTLKVGDRVTLHVDEARRRPIMSNHTATHILNFALRGTLGEADQRGSLVAPDRLRFDFTAKGALSTGEVRRTEEIACAMIRDAKPVYAMEAPLAAAKAIQGLRAVFDETYPDPVRVVSIGVPVPDLLADPNGAAGSLTSIEFCGGTHLQNSSHAAPFVIVSEEAIAKGIRRIVAVTGAEAQKAQRKADSLRQALSALGEKVKAQTAPNKDVQKEIADMTETLGMAVISQWQKDEMREALKTLKKTMDDLDRASKADVQRRVLEKTKQMIDSNPNQPLIVMEMESGASAKALNESLKLLKTHSPQTAAMLFTVDNEAGKIICLCQVPQEVANRGLKASEWVQEVCPLLDGKGGGKDMSAQATGRNTSCLQEALQLASEFARLKLGDVQN; encoded by the exons ATGGACTCTTCCCTGACCGCCGCCCAGATCCGGGAGAAGTTCATTGACTTCTTCCGGCGACACGAGCACCAGTACGTGCACTCCTCCGCCACCATCCCCCTGGACGACCCCACCCTGCTCTTCGCCAACGCCGGCATGAACCAG TTTAAGCCCATCTTCCTGAACACCATCGACCCCGCCCACCCCATGGCCCGCCTCCGGCGTGCGGCGAACACTCAGAAGTGCATCCGCGCTGGGGGCAAGCACAACGACCTGGACGACGTGGGCAAGGACGTCTACCACCATACTTTCTTTGAGATGCTGGGGTCCTGGTCTTTCGGGGACTACTTTAAG cacCTGGCCTGTGAGATGGCTCTGGAGCTGCTGACGAAAGAGTTTGGGATCCCCATCGAGCGCCTGTATGTCACCTACTTCGGGGGGCATGAGGAGGCGGGGCTGGAGCCAGACCTAGAGTGCAAGCAGATCTGGCTGGATTTGGG tATGGAGGAGAGCCGCATTCTGCCCGGCAGCATGAAGGATAACTTCTGGGAGATGGGGGACACAGGCCCCTGCGGCCCCTGCAGCGAGATCCACTACGACCGCATCGGGGGCCGTGACGCTGCACACCTCGTCAACATGGACGACCCCAACGTGCTGGAGATCTGGAACCTGGTGTTCATCCAGTTCAACAG GGAATCGGAGACGGAGCTGAAGCCGCTGCCTAAGAAGAGCATTGACACTGGCATGGGCCTGGAGCGGCTGGTGTCTGTCCTGCAGAACAAGATGTCCAACTACGACACCGACCTCTTCATCCCCTACTTCCAGGCCATCCAGAAG GGTACCGGAGCGCGGCCGTACTCAGGGAAGGTTGGCGCGGAGGACAGCGATGGCATCGACATGGCGTACCGTGTCCTGGCTGACCACGCCCGCACCATCACCATCGCCCTGTCCGACGGGGGGCGGCCCGATAACACCGGCAGGGg gTATGTTCTGAGGAGGATTCTGCGTCGTGCGGTCAGGTACTCCCATGAGAAGCTGGGGGCTCAGAGAGGATTCTTCGCCTCCCTGGTGGATGTGGTGGTGGAGTCGCTG GGTGAAGCCTTTCCTGAGCTGAAGAAGGACCCTGACATGGTGAAGGACATCATCAACGAGGAGGAGGCGCAGTTCCTCAAGACCCTCAGCAGGGGGCGTCGCATCCTGGACAGGAAGATTCAGAGCCTTGGGGACAGCCAGACCATCCCAG GGGACACCGCCTGGCTGCTGTACGACACCTACGGCTTCCCACTGGACCTGACCGCCCTCATCGCCGAGGAGAGGGGCCTGGGAGTGGACATGGACAGCTtcgaggaggagaagaaggctGCACAG GTGCGCTCCCAGGGGAAGGGTGCAGGTGAGGAGGATCATATCATGCTGGATATCTACGCCATCGAGGAGCTGCGTAACAAGGGCGTCCCGGCCACTGACGACTCCCCCAAATACCGCTACACCTCCGAGAACGACGGCAGCTACG CGTTCGAGCAGGCTGTGGGGACCGTGCTGGCATTGAGGAGGGAGCGTATGTTCGTGGATGAGGTGACGACAGGGCAGGAGTGTGGGGTGGTGCTGGACCAGACGTCCTTCTACGCCGAGCAGGGCGGCCAGACCTACGACGAGGGCTTCatgctgagagaggaggacacCGCCGAGGAC AGGATGGAGTTCACAGTGAAGAATACTCAGGTGCGGGGCGGGTACGTGCTACATGTGGGGACGGTGTACGGCACACTGAAGGTCGGAGACCGGGTCACGCTGCACGTTGATGAG gcccgGCGCCGGCCCATTATGAGTAACCACACCGCCACTCACATCCTGAACTTCGCCCTGCGGGGGACGCTGGGGGAGGCAGATCAGAGGGGCTCGCTGGTGGCCCCTGACCGTCTGCGCTTCGACTTCACCGCCAAGGGCGCGCTGAGCACCGGGGAGGTGCGGCGGACCGAGGAGATCGCCTGCGCCATGATCCGCGACGCCAAG ccgGTGTACGCGATGGAGGCTCCGCTGGCCGCTGCGAAGGCGATTCAGGGCCTGCGAGCTGTGTTTGATGAGACGTACCCTGACCCGGTGCGCGTGGTGTCTATCGGAGTTCCCGTCCCGGACCTGCTGGCTGACCCAAACGGTGCCGCTGGGTCGCTTACCTCCATCGAGTTCTGTGGAGGAAC TCACCTGCAGAACTCCTCCCACGCTGCTCCCTTTGTCATCGTGTCTGAGGAGGCCATCGCCAAGGGCATCCGCCGCATCGTCGCGGTAACTGGGGCCGAGGCTCAGAAG gcccAGAGGAAAGCAGACTCTCTCAGGCAGGCCCTCTCTGCTCTGGGGGAGAAGGTGAAGGCTCAGACCGCCCCCAATAAGGATGTGCAGAAGGAGATTGCTGACATGACAGAG ACTCTGGGCATGGCGGTGATTTCTCAGTGGCAGAAGGATGAGATGAGGGAGGCTCTGAAAACTCTGAAGAAGACGATGGACGACCTGGACCGCGCCAGCAAGGCAGACGTGCagaggagg GTGTTGGAGAAGACAAAACAGATGATTGACAGCAACCCCAACCAGCCCCTGATTGTCATGGAGATGGAGAGCGGAGCATCTGCCAAG GCTCTGAATGAGTCTCTGAAGCTTCTGAAGACTCACTCCCCCCAGACCGCCGCCATGCTCTTCACTGTAGACAACGAGGCGGGCAAGATCATCTGTCTGTGCCAGGTGCCCCAG GAAGTGGCAAATCGGGGTCTGAAAGCCAGTGAGTGGGTTCAGGAAGTCTGCCCCCTGTTGGATGGGAAAGGAGGTGGCAAAGACATGTCTGCCCAGGCGACAGGCAGGAACACGAGCtgcctgcaggaggcgctgcagCTGGCCAGCGAATTCGCCCGCCTCAAACTGGGTGACGTGCAGAACTAA
- the exosc6 gene encoding exosome complex component MTR3, which produces MPVDTKRVRGPEESQSPLLFLPKSAQKLVSPKEGREDGRQHGQTDVRPVFARCGLVSQAKGSAYIEAGNTKLICSVYGPRETERKDETDMKSGRLVCDFRFAPFSCQKRGAWIQGSEEKDLSQGLLEGLRPGVCLHKYPRSQIEVNVMVLENDGCVLAHAVTCASMALADAGIEMYDLVLGCSLRQDGATYLIDPTFSEESGSWVAGHGENQGSVTVALLPSLNQVSGLQSDGEMGEDTLVHAVRACIEGCHKLYPVVQQALIKSVRRKAPPTEN; this is translated from the coding sequence ATGCCGGTCGATACGAAGCGAGTCCGTGGCCCAGAGGAATCACAGTCGCCGCTTCTGTTTCTCCCCAAGAGCGCCCAAAAGCTCGTTTCCCCAAAGGAAGGGCGGGAGGACGGGCGGCAGCATGGGCAGACGGACGTGCGGCCGGTGTTCGCCAGATGCGGGCTGGTGAGCCAGGCTAAGGGCTCTGCGTATATAGAGGCGGGGAACACGAAACTCATCTGCTCCGTGTACGGACCCCGGGAGACCGAGCGGAAGGACGAGACGGATATGAAGTCGGGTCGACTTGTGTGCGACTTCAGATTCGCCCCATTCTCCTGCCAGAAGAGGGGCGCATGGATCCAGGGCAGCGAGGAAAAGGACCTGTCACAGGGCTTGTTGGAGGGCCTGAGGCCGGGCGTGTGTCTGCACAAGTACCCCCGCTCGCAGATCGAGGTCAACGTGATGGTCCTGGAAAACGACGGCTGCGTTCTGGCCCACGCCGTCACCTGCGCCTCCATGGCGCTGGCTGATGCCGGGATTGAGATGTACGACCTGGTGCTCGGGTGCTCGCTCCGTCAGGATGGAGCCACCTACCTCATAGACCCCACGTTCTCGGAGGAGAGCGGCAGCTGGGTCGCAGGTCACGGGGAGAACCAGGGGAGTGTGACCGTGGCGCTGCTGCCCAGTCTAAACCAGGTGTCGGGTTTGCAGTCGGACGGGGAGATGGGAGAGGACACGCTGGTGCACGCCGTGCGCGCCTGCATCGAGGGCTGTCACAAGCTCTACCCGGTGGTCCAGCAGGCTCTGATCAAGTCCGTGCGCAGAAAAGCGCCGCCGACCGAGAACTGA
- the tgm2l gene encoding protein-glutamine gamma-glutamyltransferase 2 has protein sequence MTDHSEMLTGIDLQCWENNRAHRTEEMDRERLLVRRGQPFSLLLQCSGAPPLPPKYQLTLILHLGKEMVVKVSDTRAGRGQWWFSQQGAQSELLLTVHSPADAPVGLYSISAVLLSSDGHILEKTALANFYLLFNPWCKGDPVYLPDEEELREYILNENGLLYQGSWDQIRSLPWNFGQFEKDVVDICFEILDNSPAALKDPETDLANRGDPVYVSRTVTAMVNANDDRGVVSGRWDGEYSDGVAPTRWTGSVPILRRWSEGGAQRVRYGQCWVFAGVACTVLRCLGIPTRCVTNYSSAHDTDGNLTIDYWYNEQLENISSGRKDMIWNFHCWVESWMDREDLPGGYDGWQVLDPTPQERSDGVYCCGPCPVQAIKEGEVGVKYDAAFVFSEVNADLAYWIVHADGQRSQASLNKQTVGRNISTKSVYGDQREDITKLYKYPEGSVKEREVYEKAGRKVTQLSRGAGQLELSIRHAQAVHGTDFDVIVEVRNTGGEDAPARLTITSKAVTYNSLHLGECQRKSASLTVPPQRAHKEVLRLRYDHYGSCVTEHHLIRVSALLQGTDQHDVVLREINIPLSMPQLAVKVLGEAVVSRKVTAHITFTNPLPVSLRGGVFTVEGAGLTAAQEIQAPQEIGPGQEVSVKLSFRPTRPGLRKLLVDFDTDRLRDVKGTATVIVRKK, from the exons ATGACTGACCACAGCG AGATGTTGACGGGCATAGACCTGCAGTGCTGGGAGAATAACCGCGCCCACCGGACGGAGGAGATGGACAGGGAGAGGCTCCTGGTTCGGAGGGGACAGCccttctccctgctgctgcagtgcagtggggccccacccctgccccccaaaTACCAGCTCACCCTCATCCTCCACCTCG GTAAGGAGATGGTGGTGAAGGTGTCGGACACGCGAGCGGGGCGTGGTCAGTGGTGGttcagccagcagggggcgcagaGTGAGCTGCTCCTGACGGTGCACAGCCCGGCCGACGCCCCTGTGGGGCTGTACAGCATCAGCGCAGTGCTGCTCTCCTCCGACGGACACATCCTGGAGAAAACTGCACTCGCAAACTTCTACCTGCTCTTCAACCCCTGGTGCAAAG GTGACCCGGTGTACCTGCCCGATGAGGAGGAGCTGCGTGAGTACATCCTGAATGAGAACGGCCTGCTCTATCAGGGCTCCTGGGACCAGATCCGCTCCCTGCCCTGGAACTTCGGACAG TTTGAGAAGGATGTGGTGGACATCTGCTTTGAAATCCTGGACAACTCCCCAGCGGCACTGAAGGACCCTGAGACGGACCTGGCAAATCGGGGTGACCCGGTCTACGTCAGCAGGACAGTGACAGCGATG GTGAATGCTAACGATGACCGGGGCGTGGTCTCGGGCCGCTGGGACGGAGAGTACTCTGACGGGGTAGCGCCCACTCGCTGGACCGGGAGCGTGCCCATCCTCCGGCGCTGGAGCGAGGGCGGGGCACAGAGGGTGCGCTACGGACAGTGCTGGGTGTTCGCCGGGGTGGCCTGCacag TGCTGCGCTGTCTGGGGATCCCCACCCGCTGCGTCACTAACTACTCCTCCGCCCACGACACCGACGGCAACCTCACCATCGACTACTGGTACAACGAGCAGCTGGAGAACATTTCCTCTGGCAGAAAGGACATGATCTG gaaCTTCCACTGCTGGGTGGAGTCGTGGATGGACCGGGAGGATCTGCCAGGGGGCTATGATGGTTGGCAGGTCCTGGACCCCACACCCCAGGAGAGGAGTGATG GGGTGTACTGCTGTGGGCCGTGCCCGGTGCAGGCCATCAAagagggtgaggtgggggtgaAGTACGATGCCGCGTTCGTCTTCTCGGAGGTGAACGCAGACCTGGCCTACTGGATCGTTCACGCGGACGGCCAGCGCTCCCAGGCCTCACTCAACAAACAGACCGTCGGCCGCAACATCAGCACCAAGAGCGTGTACGGAGACCAGAGAGAGGACATCACTAAGCTCTACAAATACCCCGAGG GCTCGGTGAAGGAGCGGGAGGTGTATGAGAAGGCGGGGCGGAAGGTGACCCAGCTgagcaggggggcggggcagctGGAGCTGTCCATCAGACACGCCCAGGCGGTGCACGGCACGGACTTCGACGTGATCGTGGAGGTGCGGAACACGGGAGGGGAGGATGCACCTGCGCGGCTCACCATCACCTCTAAGGCCGTCACCTACAACAGCCTGCACCTGGGGGAGTGCCAGAGGAAGAGCGCCAGCCTCACTGTGCCCCCACAGAGGG CCCACAAGGAGGTGCTAAGGCTGCGGTACGACCACTACGGCTCGTGTGTGACCGAGCATCACCTGATCAGAGTCAGCGCTCTGCTGCAGGGCACAGACCAGCATGACGTCGTCCTGAGAGAGATCAACATTCCACTCAGCATGCCCCAGCTGGCCGTCAAG GTACTGGGGGAAGCGGTTGTGTCTCGGAAAGTGACTGCCCACATCACCTTCACCAATCCACTGCCTGTCTCCCTCAGAGGGGGCGTGTTCACCGTTGAGGGGGCAGGACTCACCGCCGCGCAGGAAATCCAGGCTCC gcaggAGATCGGACCAGGTCAGGAGGTGTCTGTCAAGCTCTCCTTCAGGCCCACGAGGCCGGGCCTGCGGAAGCTCCTAGTGGACTTCGACACGGACCGTCTGCGAGACGTGAAGGGAACAGCCACCGTGATCGTGCGGAAAAAGTGA